The stretch of DNA AAGACTTGTACTTGCATTTTTTTTGTTAAAACGATAAATTTGCAAAACAAAATATTAATCATGGGAAGAGCTTTTGAATTTAGAAAAGGACGTAAATTGAAACGTTGGGCAGCTATGTCTAAAGCGTTTACTAAAATTGGGAAAGATATCGTAATGGCTGTAAAAGCTGGAGGTCCTGATCCACATACTAATTCCCATTTACGTGCTGTGATCCAAAATGCGAAAGCAGCTAATATGCCAAAAGAGAACATCGAGCGTGCAATTAAAAAAGCCACTGATAAAAATACTGAAAACTATAAAGAAGTAATTTTTGAAGGTTATGGTCCACACGGGATTGCGATGTTAATCGAAACTGCAACTAACAATAATAATCGTACAGTAGCTAACATTCGTTCGTACTTTAATAAATGCAATGGTCAATTAGGAACACAAGGTTCTGTAGAATTTATGTTCGATCACATCTGTAACTTCAAAATTCAAAAACCTGAAGGAGTGGATATGGAAGAGCTAGAGTTTGCTATGATTGATTACGGAGTAGAAGAAGTTTACGAAGATGAGGATGGAATTGTATTAATCGCTCCATTCGAAAGCTACGGAACAATCTTCAAATCTTTGGAAGAAGGAGGATATGAAATTAT from Faecalibacter sp. LW9 encodes:
- a CDS encoding YebC/PmpR family DNA-binding transcriptional regulator; the protein is MGRAFEFRKGRKLKRWAAMSKAFTKIGKDIVMAVKAGGPDPHTNSHLRAVIQNAKAANMPKENIERAIKKATDKNTENYKEVIFEGYGPHGIAMLIETATNNNNRTVANIRSYFNKCNGQLGTQGSVEFMFDHICNFKIQKPEGVDMEELEFAMIDYGVEEVYEDEDGIVLIAPFESYGTIFKSLEEGGYEIISSEFERIPQTTKELTAEQKADIEKLLEKFDEDDDVNNVYHTMKEDDEEEEA